A genomic window from Haliaeetus albicilla chromosome 10, bHalAlb1.1, whole genome shotgun sequence includes:
- the PUS1 gene encoding pseudouridylate synthase 1 homolog isoform X1: MLRLRWGLRVVSCGLSAPGSAACGGPWRRLRSVLTMAEDLRAAVASPAKRLNSSSEVVERLEENGHQNKRLKRDADEEDTEDQSKKSPKRKIVLLMAYSGKGYHGMQRNVGSSQFKTIEDDLVSALVQSGCIPENHGEDMKKMSFQRCARTDKGVSAAGQIVSLKVRLIDDILEKINNHLPSHIRILGLKRVTGGFNSKNKCDARTYSYMLPTFAFAHKDHDVQEEVYRLDKETLAKVNKLLACYKGTHNFHNFTSQKGPRDPSAKRYIMEMYCGEPFVRENMEFAVIRVKGQSFMMHQIRKMIGLVIAIVKGYAAESIIERSWGEEKVDVPKAPGLGLVLERVHFEKYNRRFGNDGLHEPLEWTEEEEKIAVFKEQYIYPTIINTEREEKSMANWLNTLSIHDFNSSAVGMQANNKNSKNSSDLEGSDGCDDDSD; the protein is encoded by the exons ATGCTGCGGCTGCGGTGGGGGCTGAGGGTTGTGAGCTGCGGCCTCTCCGCCCCGGGGAGCGCGGCGTGCGGCGGGCCCTGGCGCCGGCTGCGCAGC GTTCTCACAATGGCTGAGGATTTGAGAGCGGCGGTTGCCAGCCCGGCGAAGAGACTGAACAGCAGCAGTGAGGTGGTTGAAAGGCTAGAAGAAAACGGACATCAAAATAAAAGGTTGAAGAGAGATGCGGATGAGGAAGACACGGAGGATCAGAGTAAAAAGTCACCCAAAAGGAAGATTGTGTTGTTGATGGCATATTCAGGGAAAGGCTACCATGGGATGCAA AGAAACGTGGGATCTTCGCAGTTCAAGACAATTGAAGATGACTTAGTATCTGCCCTCGTTCAATCAGGCTGTATCCCAGAAAACCATGGGGAAGATatgaagaaaatgtcttttcaacGGTGTGCTCGAACAGATAAG GGTGTGTCTGCAGCTGGACAGATTGTGTCGCTAAAGGTCAGGCTAATAGATGACATCTTAGAAAAGATCAATAACCATCTTCCTTCTCACATCAGAATTCTGG GTCTGAAGAGAGTCACTGGAGGATTCAACTCCAAGAACAAATGTGATGCCAGAACCTACTCTTACATGCTGCCAACATTTGCCTTTGCCCATAAAGACCACGATGTGCAAGAAGAGGTTTATCGACTGGACAAAGAGACCCTTGCAAAAGTCAATAAACTGCTTGCATGCTATAAAGGAACACACAACTTCCACAACTTCACATCTCAGAAGGGACCCAGGGACCCCAGTGCCAAGCGGTACATAATGGAGATGTACTGTGGAGAGCCGTTTGTGAGGGAAAACATGGAATTTGCAGTGATCAGAGTGAAAGGTCAGAGTTTCATGATGCACCAAATAAGGAAGATGATTGGGCTGGTGATAGCTATTGTGAAAGGTTATGCTGCTGAGTCTATCATAGAGcgcagctggggagaggagaaagtaGATGTCCCCAAAGCCCCAGGACTTGGGTTGGTCTTGGAAAGAGTACACTTTGAAAAATACAACAGACGTTTTGGAAATGATGGGCTGCATGAGCCACTGGAGtggacagaggaggaggagaagattGCTGTTTTCAAAGAGCAGTATATCTATCCTACCATTATCAACacagaaagggaggagaaatcCATGGCAAACTGGCTAAACACCCTCTCCATTCATGACTTCAACTCTTCTGCTGTTGGGATGCAAGCTAACAACAAAAATTCAAAG AACAGCAGCGATCTTGAAGGCAGTGATGGTTGTGATGATGATTCCGACTGA
- the PUS1 gene encoding pseudouridylate synthase 1 homolog isoform X2: MAEDLRAAVASPAKRLNSSSEVVERLEENGHQNKRLKRDADEEDTEDQSKKSPKRKIVLLMAYSGKGYHGMQRNVGSSQFKTIEDDLVSALVQSGCIPENHGEDMKKMSFQRCARTDKGVSAAGQIVSLKVRLIDDILEKINNHLPSHIRILGLKRVTGGFNSKNKCDARTYSYMLPTFAFAHKDHDVQEEVYRLDKETLAKVNKLLACYKGTHNFHNFTSQKGPRDPSAKRYIMEMYCGEPFVRENMEFAVIRVKGQSFMMHQIRKMIGLVIAIVKGYAAESIIERSWGEEKVDVPKAPGLGLVLERVHFEKYNRRFGNDGLHEPLEWTEEEEKIAVFKEQYIYPTIINTEREEKSMANWLNTLSIHDFNSSAVGMQANNKNSKNSSDLEGSDGCDDDSD, encoded by the exons ATGGCTGAGGATTTGAGAGCGGCGGTTGCCAGCCCGGCGAAGAGACTGAACAGCAGCAGTGAGGTGGTTGAAAGGCTAGAAGAAAACGGACATCAAAATAAAAGGTTGAAGAGAGATGCGGATGAGGAAGACACGGAGGATCAGAGTAAAAAGTCACCCAAAAGGAAGATTGTGTTGTTGATGGCATATTCAGGGAAAGGCTACCATGGGATGCAA AGAAACGTGGGATCTTCGCAGTTCAAGACAATTGAAGATGACTTAGTATCTGCCCTCGTTCAATCAGGCTGTATCCCAGAAAACCATGGGGAAGATatgaagaaaatgtcttttcaacGGTGTGCTCGAACAGATAAG GGTGTGTCTGCAGCTGGACAGATTGTGTCGCTAAAGGTCAGGCTAATAGATGACATCTTAGAAAAGATCAATAACCATCTTCCTTCTCACATCAGAATTCTGG GTCTGAAGAGAGTCACTGGAGGATTCAACTCCAAGAACAAATGTGATGCCAGAACCTACTCTTACATGCTGCCAACATTTGCCTTTGCCCATAAAGACCACGATGTGCAAGAAGAGGTTTATCGACTGGACAAAGAGACCCTTGCAAAAGTCAATAAACTGCTTGCATGCTATAAAGGAACACACAACTTCCACAACTTCACATCTCAGAAGGGACCCAGGGACCCCAGTGCCAAGCGGTACATAATGGAGATGTACTGTGGAGAGCCGTTTGTGAGGGAAAACATGGAATTTGCAGTGATCAGAGTGAAAGGTCAGAGTTTCATGATGCACCAAATAAGGAAGATGATTGGGCTGGTGATAGCTATTGTGAAAGGTTATGCTGCTGAGTCTATCATAGAGcgcagctggggagaggagaaagtaGATGTCCCCAAAGCCCCAGGACTTGGGTTGGTCTTGGAAAGAGTACACTTTGAAAAATACAACAGACGTTTTGGAAATGATGGGCTGCATGAGCCACTGGAGtggacagaggaggaggagaagattGCTGTTTTCAAAGAGCAGTATATCTATCCTACCATTATCAACacagaaagggaggagaaatcCATGGCAAACTGGCTAAACACCCTCTCCATTCATGACTTCAACTCTTCTGCTGTTGGGATGCAAGCTAACAACAAAAATTCAAAG AACAGCAGCGATCTTGAAGGCAGTGATGGTTGTGATGATGATTCCGACTGA